Proteins found in one Siniperca chuatsi isolate FFG_IHB_CAS linkage group LG22, ASM2008510v1, whole genome shotgun sequence genomic segment:
- the otud4 gene encoding LOW QUALITY PROTEIN: OTU domain-containing protein 4 (The sequence of the model RefSeq protein was modified relative to this genomic sequence to represent the inferred CDS: inserted 1 base in 1 codon) — MDVSGSMQSNEERVEKLMDDYLKSIGLHRKKIAKDGSCLFRAVAEQVLHCQSLHTKVRAKCVDFLKQNRESYEAFIEGDFENYLYKLQDPQQWVGEVEINALAVMYKRDFQIFQEPGKPAVNITDNNFKDKVRLCFLNGNHYDSVYPVSYIKNAALCQSILYELLYDGVFKVDRSFLGPCQRISRPSDILSDDIMAACGSSDESDLDAGEGLRVENGTSMTATRHNNQSYRGRGRGRLLPERVRRSLNPTLFRNIEYDVWHKTKRAQQRMDYCIAAGMQFTVGDRCQVRLDGGGRNYNATIKEVPPNNGPVTVYIEELGRKLLSLSEWEERGKGRGRGKHVPASSSVSQATAPGSSGRVQKQHSWPPQATVEEQGGVKANRKSAVESAFGLTEKERLAKEEEERNVALVEIQLRDERSFPALGTQPGMQGDGGRKKGGEKRRSQRNKTKSPVEDVRAPSPSADERPKSSTPPLAAAATTAPTTNTTTPTNPTLPAAKPPAAPSANSDSKPTRLSSLKASTPNINMAAATAAAATASSSTCVAPTAQTNTQSYALAAATPSSPPPAAPNTKPSVTGGAVPHSVPSSATLFSFLTPNLPAASSPPTPHALSSSSPPPSSSSKLLTSTSSALPPRSPASPRPSSSLPPPTFIAPIAPSPAAAQAFLPRSSSPVSYLPHSPSPPPPPSSSSSPLIHREAPPVSAQTTNSLPNIGGTFHGQASLSQIHPQVSLPQNQNQISVSQTQTQASLTQGEKQTQSCLPQNQILMPQMQTEAQSCLPHPQQQPQSHTEVASLPQTQAQPSVLQTSLPQAQASVSHLQPQSQAQYLSQSEVAQVQSSHPAPGASYPHTSQASVPVSTSLQSQASVTPPHLHVQPAQVPHPXPSLSASPTHPSLQSQTPTTQNQTEAPLPPAQHSQAQPESPAHVPSQQSHPPLSSYPVTSIPGAVPLQQLSQLYQDPLYPGFPQGEKGDMVPNPPYSSSKSGDDLPQDINILRFFFNLGIKAYSMPMFPPYIYLLPLQQAHTLHPKLPSRSPSPHYPPSNTPTRHQEVYPHPQYHPTSASMPPQYDHQAPLTEPPHSSDPSFNQAGYPVTQPPPHRMSLSWQQHQMHPPRNPSYQGGYPTSNPPYSVPPPLSQGYHPGQGQGHPLYTQSVPPYPPSSLGYQSSSTPEELQVSQGTIEQRQPANGDMMSGQESGRVSGPLESRAAANVANANNRAVMVPGFALKKEQGESLPRAVLLVDPPLNNNPILVSNHGVKDVPVAMTTMKPSSTPGSPLPYDVISKTTVSGDNTPSHVYRAHQKPINPHNTYVSLGTPEPGQVGYLPPLLSVGCSTEDYRDERMGFKPSTSNRGSRRNYRGGGRGRGAHDPGRGASRRRHVETGAGLNYVQFNSSHGGRGR; from the exons ATGGACGTTAGCGGAAGCATGCAAAGTAATGAGGAGAGGGTAGAGAAATTAATGGATGACTACCTGAAATCAATAGGTTTGCATCGGAAGAAGATTGCCAAAGACGGCTCGTGCTTGTTTCGGGCTGTCGCCGAGCAG GTGCTGCATTGCCAAAGCCTTCATACCAAAGTTCGTGCCAAATGTGTGGATTTCCTGAAGCAGAACAGAGAAAGCTACGAGGCG TTTATTGAAGGCGACTTTGAGAATTACCTGTACAAGCTTCAGGACCCGCAG CAATGGGTGGGAGAGGTGGAGATCAACGCGCTGGCTGTCATGTACAA gAGGGATTTTCAGATCTTCCAGGAGCCCGGCAAACCGGCCGTCAATATCACAGACAACAACTTCAAGGACAAG GTGCGGTTGTGCTTCCTGAACGGGAATCACTACGACAGCGTTTATCCCGTCAGCTACATTAAGAACGCTGCTCTCTGccagt CCATCCTGTACGAGCTGCTGTATGACGGTGTGTTTAAAGTTGACCGGAGCTTTCTGGGTCCGTGCCAGCGGATCAGCCGACCCTCTGATATCCTGAGTGACGACATCATGGCCGCCTGCGGCAGCAGCGACGAGTCCGACTTGGACGCTGGCGAGGGGCTCCG GGTAGAAAACGGAACAAGCATGACGGCTACGAGACACAACAACCAAAGTTACAgg ggccGCGGGCGTGGCCGGCTTTTGCCTGAGAGAGTGCGACGCTCACTGAACCCGACTCTGTTCAGAAACATAGAGTACGACGTCTGGCACAAGACCAAGAGAG caCAACAGAGGATGGACTACTGTATCGCTGCTGGGATGCAGTTCACTGTGGGAGACCGCTGCCAG GTTCGTCTCGATGGCGGAGGACGGAACTACAACGCAACCATCAAGGAGGTGCCACCCAACAACGGCCCGGTGACAGTTTACATAGAAGAACTGGGCAGAAAG cttctctccctctcagagtGGGAGGAGAGGGGCAAAGGCAGAGGCAGGGGGAAGCACgtcccagcatcctcctctgtTTCCCAGGCGACAGCACCGGGCTCCAGTGGGCGCGTGCAGAAGCAGCACTCGTGGCCCCCGCAGGCCACCGTAGAGGAGCAAGGAGGCGTGAAAGCCAACAG GAAGAGCGCGGTGGAGTCTGCTTTCGGTCTGACGGAGAAGGAGCGTTTGgccaaagaggaggaggagaggaacgTGGCGTTGGTGGAGATCCAGCTCAGAGACGAGCGCAGCTTCCCCGCCCTCGGG ACCCAGCCTGGGATGCAGggtgatggagggaggaagaagggaggagagaagagaagatcCCAGAGAAACAAGACG AAGAGTCCAGTTGAAGACGTCAGAGCGCCGTCTCCCTCTGCTGACGAAAGACCCAAATCCTCCACCCCGCCACTTGCAGCCGCTGCCACTACTGCGCCTACTACAAATACGACTACGCCCACCAACCCCACCCTTCCTGCTGCAAAACCTCCTGCTGCCCCGTCTGCAAACTCTGACTCTAAGCCTACTCGGCTGAGCTCGCTCAAGGCTTCGACCCCCAACATAAACATGGCTGCCGCCACCGCAGCTGCTGCTACAGCGTCCAGCTCCACCTGTGTTGCCCCAACtgctcaaacaaacacacagtcttaTGCTTTAGCTGCAGCTACACCGAGTTCTCCTCCCCCTGCTGCCCCGAACACTAAACCCTCTGTAACGGGTGGTGCTGTGCCTCACTCCGTCCCGTCCTCTGCcactctcttctccttcctcacCCCTAATCTGCCTGCTGCTTCATCACCCCCAACTCCCCACGCcctctcctcatcttctcctcccccctcctcttcctctaaacttctcacctCCACTTCTTCCGCTCTTCCTCCTAGATCACCTGCCTCACCTCGTCCGTCTTCCTCACTTCCACCTCCCACATTTATCGCTCCCATTGCTCCCTCTCCCGCCGCTGCACAGGCCTTCCTCCCTCGTTCCTCCTCGCCTGTCTCCTACCTCCCCCACTCCCCCagtccaccaccaccaccctcctcatcctcttccccTCTTATCCATCGCGAGGCTCCACCAGTTTCCGCACAAACTACAA aTTCTTTGCCAAATATTGGAGGTACCTTCCACGGCCAGGCCTCGCTGTCCCAAATTCATCCTCAGGTGTCTCTGCCCCAAAACCAGAACCAGATCTCTGTGTCCCAGACCCAAACCCAGGCCTCATTAACCCAGGGTGAGAAGCAAACCCAGTCTTGTCTGCCCCAAAACCAAATCTTGATGCCCCAGATGCAGACCGAGGCCCAGTCCTGTCTTCCTCACCCCCAGCAGCAACCTCAGTCCCACACTGAAGTGGCCTCTCTGCCACAGACCCAGGCCCAGCCATCTGTCCTCCAGACCTCCCTCCCTCAGGCCCAGGCCTCTGTCTCCCACCTCCAGCCCCAGTCTCAGGCCCAGTACCTCTCACAGTCTGAGGTGGCCCAGGTCCAGTCCTCTCACCCAGCTCCAGGAGCTTCCTACCCCCACACCTCCCAGGCCTCGGTTCCCGTCTCTACCTCTTTACAGTCCCAGGCATCTGTCACCCCTCCTCACCTCCACGTCCAGCCGGCCCAGGTCCCAcatc tcccctctctctccgcCTCCCCGACCCATCCCTCTCTCCAATCTCAGACCCCCACCACTCAGAACCAAACGGAGGCCCCGCTCCCTCCCGCCCAGCACTCCCAGGCTCAGCCCGAGTCTCCGGCTCATGTTCCCTCCCAGCAGTCACACCCCCCCCTCTCATCATACCCAGTTACA TCCATCCCGGGAGCCGTTCCTCTGCAGCAGCTGTCCCAGCTCTACCAGGACCCCCTGTACCCCGGATTCCCCCAGGGGGAGAAGGGCGACATGGTTCCGAATCCACCCTACTCCTCCAGCAAGTCAGGGGATGACCTGCCCCAAG ATATCAACATCTTGAGGTTTTTCTTCAACCTGGGTATCAAG GCCTACTCCATGCCCATGTTCCCCCCTTACATAtacctcctccccctccagcaGGCCCACACCCTGCACCCCAAGCTCCCTTCCCGATCCCCCTCCCCCCACTACCCTCCCTCCAACACCCCCACCAGGCACCAGGAGGTGTACCCACACCCCCAGTACCATCCGACTTCAGCATCAATGCCACCTCAGTACGACCACCAAGCCCCACTCACTGAGCCCCCCCATTCCAGTGACCCCTCCTTCAACCAGGCCGGGTACCCCGTCACCCAGCCTCCGCCCCACAGGATGTCGCTGTCATGGCAACAGCACCAGATGCACCCACCCAGAAACCCCAGCTACCAGGGTGGGTATCCCACCTCAAATCCACCATATTCGGTTCCCCCACCCTTGTCTCAGGGCTACCACCCAGGTCAAGGCCAGGGACACCCGCTGTACACTCAGAGCGTGCCTCCATACCCCCCCTCTTCGCTGGGATATCAGTCTTCATCCACGCCTGAAGAGCTCCAGGTGAGCCAGGGGACAATCGAGCAGCGTCAGCCCGCCAACGGGGACATGATGTCTGGCCAAGAGTCCGGCCGAGTATCTGGTCCTCTGGAGAGTCGTGCTGCTGCTAATGTGGCTAATGCTAACAATAGAGCAGTGATGGTACCTGGTTTTG CCCTCAAGAAGGAGCAGGGAGAGAGTTTGCCCAGAGCGGTGCTGCTGGTGGACCCGCCACTCAACAACAATCCCATA ctggTTTCAAACCATGGCGTCAAGGATGTCCCTGTCGCCATGACAACCATGAAGCCCAGCAGCACCCCTGGCTCTCCATTACCTTATGACGTCATCTCCAAGACGACCGTCTCCGGGGACAACACCCCCTCCCATGTTTATCGAGCCCACCAAAAACCAATCAACCCCCACAACACGTACGTCTCACTGGGGACACCGGAGCCCGGCCAGGTGGGTTACCTGCCGCCTCTGTTGTCTGTCGGCTGCAGCACAGAGGACTACAGGGATGAGCGGATGGGATTCAAACCGTCAACGTCAAACAGAGGGTCGAGGAGGAACTacagaggaggggggagagggaggggagccCATGATCCAGGGAGGGGGGCAAGCAGGAGGAGACATGTAGAGACAGGGGCGGGGCTTAACTATGTCCAGTTTAACTCTTCCCACGGGGGGAGGGGCCGGTAG